A genomic stretch from Sphingobacterium sp. ML3W includes:
- a CDS encoding DUF4959 domain-containing protein: MIRLNLQYIAFSLLLLFFSCKEVERFSPAADDSTPPGKIELRRYTPLYGGARFFYNIPKDEDLISIDAVYTNPNGKSFTFSASYFVDSLDVYGLPSTDEYTIQLYAVDRTGNRSEPLDVKVKSLEPAFTRVASSIQVKPGFSSFFLDWENELKQDVNVYVDFTFNQNGTPRSLTSVFSSNLPTDRRFINDLVLPPTEKVSVKVRVEDSYGNTTAIIDKGNISLLEDTKIPKKDWVLPKTADLIGGVPMAFGDGLEGRSRYVIDDIIDRGDNLNFMHTHGRGRTGKTADGNMPWNFIIDLGAYYELSRIITVQRHSGGLANISRGQYYRSENVGRFKMYIWDDAKQDWEPVSEHFIPVPFGISELEFVKKGEAGDMAYMYPDNPKYTKKTRWFRYEAVKGFTSDYTLDDANCLSEITLYGRKSN, translated from the coding sequence ATGATCAGATTAAATCTCCAATATATCGCATTTAGTTTACTATTGCTTTTCTTTTCCTGTAAAGAGGTTGAGCGATTTTCTCCGGCTGCGGACGATAGTACGCCACCCGGAAAGATAGAACTGCGCAGGTATACACCTTTATACGGTGGAGCCCGCTTTTTTTACAATATACCAAAGGATGAAGACCTTATCAGCATCGATGCCGTCTATACCAATCCCAATGGCAAATCATTCACCTTTTCAGCATCTTATTTTGTAGATTCTTTAGATGTATATGGATTGCCAAGCACGGATGAATACACTATACAACTGTATGCGGTAGACCGCACCGGCAACAGATCAGAGCCACTGGATGTAAAAGTGAAGTCACTGGAACCTGCTTTTACGAGGGTGGCCAGTTCTATACAAGTGAAACCGGGCTTCAGTTCCTTCTTCCTGGACTGGGAAAATGAGCTCAAACAGGATGTCAATGTTTATGTAGACTTTACATTTAACCAGAATGGCACACCTCGCAGCCTGACATCGGTCTTTTCGTCCAATCTACCAACCGACCGTAGGTTTATAAACGACCTGGTGCTACCACCGACAGAGAAAGTAAGCGTGAAAGTTCGTGTCGAAGACAGCTATGGGAATACTACCGCTATCATAGACAAAGGGAATATTTCCCTACTTGAAGATACGAAAATACCGAAAAAAGACTGGGTATTACCCAAAACGGCTGATCTCATTGGTGGTGTCCCGATGGCTTTTGGCGACGGACTAGAAGGGCGCTCGCGCTACGTCATAGACGATATCATAGACCGTGGTGACAACCTCAACTTTATGCACACCCACGGAAGGGGACGAACCGGAAAAACGGCTGATGGCAATATGCCATGGAACTTTATCATCGACCTGGGTGCTTATTATGAGCTGAGCCGCATTATTACCGTACAACGGCACTCCGGGGGATTGGCCAATATATCCAGAGGGCAGTACTACCGCAGCGAAAATGTCGGAAGGTTCAAAATGTATATCTGGGATGATGCCAAACAAGACTGGGAACCTGTATCAGAGCACTTTATTCCGGTACCTTTTGGAATCAGTGAACTTGAATTTGTGAAGAAAGGCGAAGCTGGCGATATGGCTTATATGTATCCCGATAATCCGAAGTACACGAAGAAGACAAGATGGTTCAGGTATGAAGCTGTAAAGGGTTTTACATCTGACTATACCTTAGATGATGCGAACTGTCTTTCCGAAATCACCCTTTACGGACGCAAAAGTAACTAA
- a CDS encoding TonB-dependent receptor: protein MQKRKEKLFLFLLLFTLPMLSFAQKQLTGIVKDASNGEKIEGVTILKNRVPLTKTNANGEFQLSGIVGDSLIFKFVGKKDETRVIGPQNIIEVLLYDDGKSLDEVTVVAFGTQKKATVVGAITTVKASELRIPATNLTSAFAGRIPGVISFQNSGEPGADNAQFFVRGVTTFGYQASPLILIDGFESTADNLARMQPDDIESFSILKDASATVLYGARGANGIIMVTTKAGREGPVGLNARVDVNTASPTRMIKMVDGIDYMKLYNEARMTRDPILGPYYSQQKIQSTIDNENPMIFPNIDWYNTLLKNYTVNTKANVNLSGGGQVATYYVSGGFDKESGLLKVDDRNNFNNNININRFFIRSNVIFKLTKTTTLDTRIQGRFERYNGPFRSASDIFRMVMNSNPVDFPAVFSPDAKNEFAQHTLFGNTFVTGSLKNNPYAEMVRGYEDRNENTITAQATLMQDLAFLTPGLKLQGRASVTTWSKYAGTRSYDPFYYDLENYNQITGEYSLYSLNPTTGRATLGDVEPKRDASSNYYFEARFNWNRSFGNHNLGAMTVGMIEEKLLTSGNSNSIYETLPERNMGNSGRLTYDFDNKYFAEFAYGLNGSEKFMGQKRFGFFPSLGGGWMVSSERFFEPLKSVVSTLKLRGTWGRVGNDAIAERKDRFFYLSDISRGNNAMYRWGTDFMNAYNGFNVNRYANPDITWEESEKWNVGVEVNFFNESLKLQGDFFKDVRNKIYMRRENFPASAGLEAAISGNVGKVSSQGFDGSLTYQKFFGTDLWLSARANFTYATNKYLALDEKNYADTYLKKLGHNLRQEWGLLAERLFVDQYEIDNSPRQDFGEYMAGDIKYKDINGDGIINDNDRIPMGYPTVPEIQYGFGMSAGYKAFDFSFFFQGNKNVSFFINSTAESNPNTGSYGIAPFAFRRNALAIIAEDYWSETNPNTHAFWPRLSTDPINNNTQQSSWWLRDGSFIRLKSLEIGYSPRNLERFGFGKGSRIYISGENLAVFSPFKLWDPESGRNGLGYPPNRRFNVGIQLSF from the coding sequence ATGCAAAAACGAAAAGAAAAACTGTTTCTTTTCCTATTGCTCTTTACCCTACCCATGCTGTCTTTTGCTCAAAAGCAGCTTACCGGTATTGTGAAAGATGCATCAAATGGAGAAAAAATCGAAGGCGTTACCATTCTCAAGAACAGGGTTCCGCTAACGAAGACCAACGCGAATGGAGAGTTTCAGCTCTCCGGTATTGTGGGCGACAGCCTAATCTTTAAGTTTGTGGGAAAGAAAGATGAAACCCGTGTCATCGGTCCACAGAACATTATTGAAGTATTATTATACGATGATGGAAAGAGTCTTGATGAAGTTACCGTCGTCGCCTTCGGAACGCAGAAAAAAGCAACAGTAGTTGGTGCCATTACCACTGTAAAAGCTTCGGAGTTGAGAATTCCGGCAACCAACCTCACTAGCGCCTTCGCGGGGCGCATACCCGGTGTGATTTCCTTTCAGAACTCAGGCGAACCGGGTGCAGATAATGCCCAGTTCTTCGTCCGAGGGGTAACAACATTCGGCTATCAGGCTTCCCCATTGATCCTAATTGACGGTTTTGAATCGACCGCTGACAATCTCGCCCGGATGCAGCCCGATGATATTGAAAGCTTCTCCATATTAAAAGATGCCTCAGCAACCGTACTCTATGGAGCCCGTGGTGCGAATGGTATTATCATGGTCACGACCAAAGCGGGAAGAGAGGGTCCTGTAGGATTGAATGCCCGTGTAGATGTCAATACCGCATCACCGACCCGAATGATTAAAATGGTTGATGGTATTGACTACATGAAACTCTATAATGAGGCGCGCATGACCAGAGATCCTATTCTTGGTCCTTATTATTCCCAGCAGAAAATACAGTCGACTATAGATAACGAAAATCCCATGATCTTCCCTAATATTGACTGGTACAATACCCTGCTCAAAAACTATACGGTCAATACCAAAGCCAATGTCAATCTCAGCGGTGGTGGACAGGTCGCGACATACTATGTATCAGGTGGTTTTGATAAAGAGTCTGGCTTGCTTAAAGTCGATGATCGAAATAATTTCAATAATAATATCAATATCAATCGTTTTTTTATTCGGTCAAATGTGATCTTTAAACTGACAAAAACGACCACCTTAGACACCCGGATCCAAGGTCGGTTTGAGCGTTATAACGGGCCTTTCAGATCGGCAAGCGATATCTTCCGGATGGTCATGAACAGCAATCCTGTTGATTTTCCGGCAGTGTTTTCCCCTGATGCCAAAAACGAATTTGCGCAACACACTTTATTTGGAAACACCTTTGTAACAGGATCACTCAAAAACAATCCCTATGCCGAGATGGTGCGGGGTTATGAAGACCGCAATGAAAATACTATCACAGCGCAGGCTACCTTGATGCAGGATCTGGCTTTTCTGACACCGGGTCTGAAACTCCAAGGCCGGGCTTCGGTGACAACTTGGAGCAAATATGCTGGTACCAGGAGCTATGATCCCTTTTATTACGATCTGGAAAATTACAACCAGATTACAGGCGAATACAGTCTCTATAGTCTCAACCCGACAACAGGTCGAGCAACGCTGGGCGATGTAGAGCCCAAAAGAGATGCCAGCTCCAATTATTATTTCGAGGCTCGTTTTAACTGGAACCGTAGTTTTGGTAATCACAACTTAGGCGCCATGACCGTAGGTATGATCGAGGAAAAATTGCTGACATCCGGAAATAGCAACTCCATTTACGAAACCTTACCCGAACGCAATATGGGTAACTCGGGACGTCTAACCTATGATTTCGACAATAAATACTTTGCGGAATTTGCCTATGGTTTAAATGGCTCGGAAAAATTTATGGGACAAAAACGCTTCGGTTTTTTCCCTTCCTTGGGTGGAGGCTGGATGGTCTCGAGCGAGCGCTTTTTTGAACCACTCAAATCTGTCGTCAGTACATTAAAACTGCGCGGTACCTGGGGACGTGTCGGAAACGACGCCATTGCCGAACGGAAAGATCGTTTCTTTTACCTATCGGATATTTCAAGGGGTAATAATGCTATGTATCGTTGGGGAACCGATTTTATGAATGCTTATAATGGATTTAATGTAAACCGCTACGCTAATCCAGATATCACCTGGGAAGAGTCCGAAAAATGGAATGTTGGTGTGGAAGTCAATTTCTTTAATGAGTCGCTCAAATTGCAGGGGGACTTTTTTAAAGATGTGCGGAACAAAATCTACATGCGACGGGAAAACTTCCCTGCATCTGCAGGACTTGAAGCGGCCATCAGTGGTAATGTGGGCAAAGTCAGTTCACAGGGATTTGATGGCTCGCTGACCTATCAAAAATTCTTCGGTACGGATCTCTGGCTCTCGGCCCGGGCCAATTTCACCTATGCTACCAATAAATACCTTGCACTGGACGAGAAAAACTATGCAGATACCTACCTCAAAAAACTCGGCCACAATTTGAGGCAAGAATGGGGATTACTTGCTGAGCGGCTATTTGTCGATCAGTATGAAATTGATAATTCTCCAAGGCAGGATTTTGGCGAATACATGGCCGGCGATATCAAATACAAGGATATCAATGGTGACGGCATTATCAATGATAACGACAGGATCCCAATGGGATACCCTACTGTTCCGGAGATCCAATACGGTTTCGGTATGTCTGCAGGTTATAAAGCTTTTGATTTTTCCTTCTTCTTTCAGGGAAATAAAAATGTCTCTTTCTTTATTAACTCCACCGCTGAATCTAATCCAAACACTGGATCTTATGGAATAGCTCCCTTTGCTTTCCGCAGAAATGCATTGGCTATTATTGCCGAAGACTACTGGAGCGAAACTAATCCCAATACCCATGCATTCTGGCCGCGTCTGTCTACAGACCCCATCAATAATAATACACAGCAATCTTCCTGGTGGTTGCGCGATGGCTCTTTTATCCGTCTCAAATCACTCGAAATCGGTTACAGTCCGCGAAATTTAGAACGTTTTGGCTTCGGCAAAGGCAGCCGGATCTATATCAGTGGCGAAAATCTGGCTGTATTCAGCCCATTCAAACTCTGGGATCCGGAATCGGGACGAAATGGACTCGGCTATCCGCCAAACCGACGGTTTAATGTTGGTATTCAATTATCATTTTAA
- a CDS encoding RagB/SusD family nutrient uptake outer membrane protein, with amino-acid sequence MKTIKYIAIAIAFVLGSCSKYLDVVPDNTLKLEDIFNIKVEAYNALAKVYSYLPNDDQTHVTSWSLGDEWLGRLDLNTNTGNLRAIRIMRGLQSQTSPQLGLWSGTEGGKPLYQGIRQCEVFLANIDKVRDMTEGEKAEWKAQVKFLKGYFAFLLIQRYGPIVLPTGLASPTSTPEELFLSRSKVEDCFNYVLNLMNEAIPNLTERVSSNNLGQIDQVAAKAIKARVLVFRASPFFNGNREYFGDFMDSDGQPFFPQAEDKEKWKAAIDALNEAITLCEANGLGLYHFAKEPFIYDRAAFTANPERMQTLYNLRMLIVDPWNKELVWGNSNIGYYDQGELAHSSNIRLPEGYGDGVINEPSYSWQWMGATYQMAERYYTENGLPIDEDLTYDFTNKYEIIKTPATNESDYTQWNGYMQPNTETIRLYMNREPRFYANLGITAGYWRSHTVRINTMFYGNSHGGYNSSQHTTDFFATGIGTQKMVHPESQSGAWQRTIKFPYPIIRMADLYLMKAEALNEYSGPSQEVYSLLDRVRDRAGIPSVEKAWSDASLAKTVNKHRSKEGLRDIILQERGIEFAFEGIHFWDMMRHKRATAAFSMPIWGWNHTGTTGTSFFVLDVKQERRFTIRDCLWPIDLNEMNTNGKLIQNPGW; translated from the coding sequence ATGAAAACAATAAAATACATCGCAATCGCAATAGCTTTCGTTTTGGGTTCCTGCTCCAAGTACCTTGATGTGGTGCCTGACAATACCCTAAAACTGGAAGATATATTCAACATCAAAGTTGAAGCTTACAATGCACTAGCCAAAGTATACAGCTACCTGCCCAATGATGATCAGACGCATGTCACTTCCTGGTCGCTGGGAGACGAATGGCTCGGCCGGCTAGATCTTAACACCAATACAGGCAATCTGCGGGCAATCCGTATTATGCGGGGTTTACAATCGCAGACCTCACCTCAACTCGGACTTTGGTCCGGTACCGAAGGTGGCAAACCGCTCTATCAGGGTATACGTCAATGTGAGGTCTTCCTGGCCAATATTGATAAAGTACGTGATATGACCGAAGGGGAAAAAGCAGAATGGAAGGCGCAAGTCAAATTTCTAAAAGGCTATTTTGCTTTTTTGCTGATTCAGCGTTATGGTCCTATCGTTCTACCTACGGGCCTCGCTTCCCCAACATCCACGCCAGAGGAATTATTTTTGAGCCGATCCAAAGTAGAGGATTGCTTTAATTACGTATTAAACCTGATGAATGAGGCTATTCCGAATCTGACCGAACGTGTATCTTCCAACAACCTCGGACAGATTGATCAGGTGGCAGCCAAAGCAATCAAAGCAAGGGTACTTGTGTTCAGAGCAAGTCCATTTTTCAATGGTAACCGTGAGTACTTTGGCGACTTTATGGATAGTGATGGCCAGCCGTTCTTTCCGCAGGCTGAAGATAAGGAGAAGTGGAAGGCGGCCATCGATGCACTTAATGAAGCCATCACACTATGTGAAGCAAACGGATTGGGACTCTATCATTTTGCAAAGGAACCTTTTATTTATGACCGTGCCGCATTCACCGCAAACCCCGAAAGAATGCAAACGTTATATAACCTACGGATGCTTATCGTGGATCCATGGAATAAAGAGCTGGTTTGGGGTAATTCAAACATCGGCTATTATGACCAAGGTGAACTAGCTCATTCCTCTAATATCCGTTTGCCTGAAGGCTATGGTGATGGGGTCATTAACGAGCCCTCTTATTCCTGGCAGTGGATGGGCGCAACTTATCAGATGGCCGAACGGTATTATACCGAAAATGGATTGCCTATTGATGAGGATCTGACCTATGATTTCACCAACAAATATGAAATCATCAAGACACCGGCCACCAATGAAAGCGACTATACGCAATGGAACGGCTACATGCAGCCCAATACCGAAACCATCAGATTATACATGAACAGAGAGCCCCGGTTCTATGCCAATCTGGGTATTACAGCGGGTTATTGGCGGTCACATACTGTCCGCATCAATACCATGTTTTATGGAAATTCACATGGTGGCTATAATTCGTCACAGCATACGACGGACTTTTTTGCCACGGGTATCGGTACACAAAAGATGGTGCATCCAGAGTCGCAATCTGGGGCCTGGCAGCGTACGATTAAATTTCCTTATCCCATTATCCGAATGGCTGATCTGTATCTGATGAAAGCGGAAGCGCTAAACGAATATTCGGGTCCATCACAGGAAGTATATTCCCTCCTGGATCGTGTGCGAGATCGTGCCGGAATCCCTTCTGTGGAAAAAGCCTGGTCTGATGCCTCACTCGCCAAAACCGTCAATAAGCATCGTTCAAAAGAGGGGCTACGGGATATTATTCTGCAGGAACGTGGTATTGAGTTTGCATTTGAAGGCATCCATTTCTGGGATATGATGCGTCACAAACGGGCAACAGCGGCGTTTTCAATGCCAATATGGGGCTGGAACCATACCGGGACCACAGGTACTTCATTCTTTGTCCTTGATGTCAAACAGGAAAGACGCTTCACCATCCGGGACTGCCTATGGCCAATTGATCTCAATGAGATGAATACAAATGGCAAACTTATTCAAAACCCAGGCTGGTAA
- the plsY gene encoding glycerol-3-phosphate 1-O-acyltransferase PlsY, with protein sequence MISIYLVIAVLLAYLFGSIPTAVWLGQAFYGVDVREYGSGNAGATNTFRVLGPRAGSIVMFVDIFKGWTATNLAYLIELGQNTSDVQFVNFQLALGVIAVIGHLFPVFAGFRGGKGVATLCGMILAIHTPAALVCVSVFVIILLTTHYVSLSSISAGFAFPFSLAFIFKTTIPSVLLYGIAICTLLLITHQKNIERLLKGHESKIYLFKKKTKAKE encoded by the coding sequence ATGATATCGATTTATTTAGTAATTGCAGTATTACTAGCTTATTTGTTTGGTTCTATACCTACAGCAGTTTGGTTAGGTCAGGCATTTTATGGCGTAGATGTTCGTGAGTATGGGAGTGGTAATGCTGGAGCGACTAACACCTTTCGTGTATTAGGACCGCGTGCCGGCTCTATCGTGATGTTTGTGGATATATTCAAGGGTTGGACAGCAACAAATCTCGCCTATCTAATTGAGTTGGGCCAAAATACCAGTGATGTTCAGTTCGTTAATTTTCAGTTGGCTTTGGGAGTGATTGCCGTTATAGGACACCTATTTCCTGTATTTGCGGGCTTCCGGGGAGGAAAAGGGGTGGCGACATTGTGTGGGATGATCCTGGCGATACATACGCCGGCAGCCTTAGTTTGTGTATCGGTATTTGTCATTATCCTATTGACGACACATTATGTATCCCTAAGTTCAATTTCGGCCGGGTTTGCTTTTCCATTTAGCTTGGCATTTATTTTTAAAACTACCATTCCTTCGGTATTGCTTTATGGTATTGCAATCTGTACGCTGCTATTAATTACCCATCAAAAGAATATTGAGCGCCTGCTAAAAGGACATGAGTCCAAGATTTATCTATTCAAGAAAAAAACAAAGGCAAAAGAATAG
- a CDS encoding M48 family metallopeptidase → MNNKIHMKSMFKYSAIVLACVALASGLSGCATSAVTGKKYLKLVSADQVNQQAALAYKDFLSKNNTKVITGTADAAMVKRVGNRLATAVNQYLQSKGIANKYNFNWEFNLVKSDDVNAWCMPGGKVAVYTGILQVTRTEAGMATVMGHEIAHAIEEHSVAQASNQMALQMGGQILGSAAGMTGSSSLGIFNNLYGLGGSLAQLKFSRSDESSADQAGLIIMALAGYDPNEAIGFWKRMAAGSQKGQPEFLSTHPSDARRIADIEKQIPNAMRYYKK, encoded by the coding sequence ATGAATAATAAGATACATATGAAAAGCATGTTTAAGTATTCGGCTATCGTATTGGCCTGTGTAGCGCTGGCATCGGGGTTGTCAGGTTGTGCTACTTCAGCTGTTACTGGAAAAAAATATTTGAAATTAGTCAGTGCTGACCAGGTCAACCAACAGGCTGCGCTGGCGTACAAAGATTTCTTGTCAAAAAATAATACAAAGGTTATTACCGGTACGGCTGACGCGGCGATGGTAAAACGTGTAGGTAACCGATTGGCAACAGCTGTGAATCAATATTTGCAGAGCAAAGGTATAGCCAATAAATATAATTTCAATTGGGAATTTAACCTGGTGAAGAGTGATGATGTGAACGCTTGGTGTATGCCAGGCGGGAAAGTTGCTGTGTATACAGGAATACTTCAGGTAACGCGTACCGAGGCTGGTATGGCGACAGTGATGGGGCACGAAATTGCCCACGCCATTGAAGAGCACTCCGTAGCGCAGGCATCCAACCAGATGGCTTTACAAATGGGTGGTCAGATTCTGGGCTCAGCAGCAGGAATGACTGGTAGTAGCTCCCTTGGGATTTTTAATAACCTGTATGGTTTGGGGGGCAGCTTGGCCCAGTTAAAATTCTCACGTAGCGATGAATCTTCTGCAGATCAGGCTGGGTTAATTATTATGGCATTGGCGGGCTACGATCCAAACGAAGCCATTGGATTTTGGAAGCGCATGGCAGCGGGTAGCCAAAAAGGACAGCCAGAGTTCTTGAGCACTCACCCAAGTGATGCGCGACGTATTGCCGATATTGAGAAGCAGATTCCAAATGCAATGCGATATTACAAAAAGTAG
- the nadC gene encoding carboxylating nicotinate-nucleotide diphosphorylase, producing MEKEIKDYLAQFVKQSVAEDLGDGDHTSLSTIEVGAQGEAKLIVKDNGILAGVEVAQAIMSYIDETLACEVFIPDGSQVKVGDIAFYIRGNIQSILLAERLVLNVMQRMSGIATTTRKYVELLKGTDTEVLDTRKTTPLLRVLEKEAVKIGGGTNHRFGLFDMILIKDNHVDYSGGIIPALTRANDYRKKLNKPIEIEIEVRNFAELDEVLNFGEVDRIMLDNFSPADVAKAVKIIDHRFKTEASGGITFETIRAYAEAGVDYISVGALTHSVKSLDLSLKAKLL from the coding sequence ATGGAGAAGGAAATCAAGGATTATTTGGCGCAGTTTGTAAAACAATCAGTCGCGGAAGATCTCGGAGATGGTGATCATACCTCTTTATCCACGATAGAGGTGGGAGCACAGGGAGAAGCGAAACTGATTGTTAAGGACAACGGTATTTTGGCAGGCGTAGAGGTTGCTCAGGCGATCATGAGTTACATCGATGAAACCTTGGCCTGTGAGGTATTTATTCCCGATGGAAGCCAGGTAAAAGTTGGTGATATCGCGTTTTACATTCGCGGAAATATCCAGAGTATTCTGTTGGCAGAGCGTTTGGTATTGAATGTGATGCAACGTATGAGTGGTATAGCGACGACAACCCGAAAATATGTGGAGCTGTTGAAAGGTACGGATACAGAGGTATTGGATACCCGTAAGACAACACCTTTACTTCGCGTATTGGAAAAGGAAGCGGTCAAAATAGGAGGGGGCACCAACCATCGGTTTGGATTATTCGATATGATTCTGATCAAAGACAATCATGTGGATTATAGTGGGGGGATTATACCGGCGTTGACACGCGCAAATGACTATCGAAAGAAATTAAATAAACCAATTGAAATAGAAATAGAGGTCCGAAATTTTGCGGAACTTGACGAAGTTCTTAACTTTGGCGAAGTGGACCGAATCATGTTGGATAATTTTTCACCTGCGGATGTGGCTAAAGCTGTTAAAATTATCGATCATCGATTTAAGACAGAAGCTTCTGGGGGAATAACATTTGAAACCATTCGGGCCTATGCAGAGGCCGGAGTAGACTATATCTCGGTGGGCGCTTTGACACACAGTGTCAAGAGCTTAGATCTTAGTCTGAAAGCCAAATTATTATAA
- a CDS encoding DUF4998 domain-containing protein → MKTKNKFRKIAGFLVVLTLMAFSFSCKKMYDNIKPYAEETVYPQRYDTIAAKIGYERVEIDLIKAGRIPSSQIRMGKSKKTIVEYDNQKIIIDSLVSWLNIKGLKQSKLYRFKVYTIDEFDNKSVPQQIAVIPFTESDVKNLVIASPRIMTSPNAMVIDWTSSLSSILLTYKSLSYEYKDKTGKVITGTRGVSPRIFAANLNPGSTVAMKLSYNVIPKVGGQEIVDSITYTQTLDITLPTGETTFNPTERDILIANGVTTFNANVAAGIKKLTFPIHTNSLQDLFYFSNVTELDLTGGELFNVKTLDYNRNGVVKTIGGGKFQPFIRHVSAISNANAQAMLDLLDLGIIKKIKYIPNSLGIDELLKRYDGKNIVEWVTPPDESLIPMNFFLDGKIQDNNWATDIVNPATDAPAGTDIVNPMKITLKAASASFVFTLPKEYRFNIATYKYLKFKVYAPDKSKFTGSYSAFQKLWPRFMNYMWAFSSESAFGQEYWELDRNATPIPDSDLTKWKDVTIDLSSAKDKHNRVIVINIGGEPGGTFSPPADIIYYFANFRFSK, encoded by the coding sequence ATGAAAACAAAAAATAAGTTCAGAAAAATAGCTGGGTTTTTAGTTGTCTTGACGTTAATGGCTTTTAGCTTTTCCTGCAAGAAAATGTACGATAATATAAAACCCTATGCGGAGGAAACTGTGTATCCGCAACGCTATGATACCATTGCTGCCAAGATAGGCTATGAACGGGTCGAAATTGATCTGATAAAGGCAGGACGGATTCCCTCGAGTCAGATCCGGATGGGAAAATCCAAAAAAACGATTGTTGAATATGACAATCAGAAAATCATCATTGATTCATTGGTTTCCTGGCTAAATATCAAAGGACTCAAGCAGTCTAAACTATACCGCTTTAAAGTCTATACAATAGACGAATTTGACAATAAGTCGGTACCACAGCAAATCGCTGTCATTCCATTTACCGAAAGCGATGTAAAAAACCTGGTCATCGCTTCTCCGCGGATTATGACCTCGCCGAATGCGATGGTCATCGACTGGACGAGCTCGCTATCATCGATCCTCTTGACTTATAAAAGTCTTTCTTATGAATATAAAGATAAGACGGGAAAAGTAATTACAGGAACCCGAGGGGTCTCACCGCGTATATTTGCGGCAAACCTCAATCCCGGATCAACGGTGGCAATGAAGCTGTCTTATAATGTCATCCCGAAAGTAGGTGGACAGGAAATAGTAGACTCGATCACCTATACGCAGACGCTCGATATCACTTTGCCGACCGGAGAGACAACCTTCAATCCAACTGAGCGGGATATCCTCATCGCGAACGGGGTCACAACCTTCAATGCGAATGTCGCTGCGGGGATTAAGAAATTGACCTTTCCGATTCACACGAATAGTTTACAGGATTTATTCTATTTTTCAAATGTAACTGAATTGGATCTGACCGGCGGTGAGCTGTTTAACGTTAAAACCCTTGATTACAATAGAAATGGCGTGGTCAAAACGATAGGTGGTGGCAAGTTTCAGCCTTTTATACGCCATGTATCGGCCATATCAAATGCGAATGCACAAGCGATGTTAGATCTGCTGGATCTGGGGATAATCAAAAAAATTAAATATATCCCCAATTCGCTAGGAATAGACGAGTTACTGAAACGCTATGATGGCAAAAACATTGTCGAATGGGTGACACCTCCGGATGAAAGTTTGATTCCGATGAATTTCTTCCTAGACGGAAAGATTCAGGACAATAACTGGGCAACGGATATTGTCAATCCAGCGACGGACGCCCCGGCGGGAACAGATATTGTGAATCCGATGAAAATAACGTTAAAGGCAGCGAGTGCTTCCTTTGTATTTACACTTCCAAAGGAATATCGATTTAATATCGCAACCTACAAATATCTTAAATTTAAGGTCTATGCACCCGACAAATCTAAATTCACTGGCAGTTACAGCGCATTTCAAAAATTGTGGCCTAGATTTATGAACTATATGTGGGCATTTTCCAGTGAAAGTGCTTTTGGTCAGGAGTACTGGGAGCTGGACAGAAATGCCACCCCGATTCCAGACAGCGATCTGACAAAATGGAAGGATGTGACCATTGATTTGTCTTCGGCAAAAGACAAACACAACAGGGTAATTGTCATTAACATTGGTGGTGAACCTGGCGGAACATTCAGTCCACCAGCAGATATTATTTATTACTTTGCTAATTTCAGGTTTTCAAAATAA
- a CDS encoding DUF4783 domain-containing protein: MKDLNYSSQPVAWGGEESFGSISEELKTYLKEGNAKNIAKYFGSNLTLSLLGENGVYTKYQSEIMLGTFFNQHKPKTIKLTQASNANNGYQYFTFSLATEQANYRVFIKISAGSNSQTIEELRIDKS; this comes from the coding sequence TTGAAAGATTTAAACTATTCGTCACAGCCTGTTGCATGGGGAGGAGAGGAGTCTTTTGGAAGTATTTCCGAAGAACTAAAAACCTATTTAAAGGAGGGGAATGCAAAGAATATTGCGAAATATTTTGGTTCCAATCTAACCCTGTCCCTATTGGGAGAAAATGGAGTGTATACCAAATACCAGTCCGAGATTATGCTGGGTACATTTTTTAACCAACATAAACCCAAGACTATCAAATTGACCCAGGCCAGTAATGCAAACAATGGTTATCAGTATTTCACCTTTTCATTAGCGACCGAACAAGCCAATTACCGTGTGTTTATTAAGATAAGTGCGGGATCCAATAGTCAGACAATAGAAGAACTTCGGATCGATAAAAGTTAA